CGGTCCGGCGATTTCCCACGGCGCGAAGATCTTCGCCGAGAGCAAGCCGATTCTGGTGGATGAGGGCTTCTCCACCTTTGCCAGGAAGTTTGTCGAGTGGAACCAGGACGGGACAATGGCGCGCCAGGTCTGGGGCGGCAAAGGTGGCAACGCGTTTCAGGATGCGATCCCTGAATTTGTCAATGGCCAGCTCGTCTACTACTTTTCCGGAAGCTGGCAGACGACCGTGTTCGAACACCAGATCGGCAGCAATTTCGACTGGGAAGTGGTTCCGCCTCCTTGCGGCCCCGCGACCTGCACCGGCATGCCCGGTGGCTCTGGCCTGGTCGGTTTCAAGCACACGAAACACCCGGAAACGGTGGCGAGCATCATCAATTTCCTGGCTCAGGACGACAATTACGCGGAATTCATCGACCGCACGCGCAATGTTCCGGCCCATGCAGGCGTTGCCGCCAAGGGTGTAGACTATAAGGGCAGCGACCCTCAGGTTCAAAAGGCACTGAAGGTCTGGACGGAGGAGGCGCGGTCGCTGAGCCCGATTGCCTATGCCTATCAGGGCTACAAGAACAATCGTTCGATGTTCAACATCACGGTCCAGCGGATCACCCAGGCCATTGTCGGCGAACTCACCATCGATGAAGCTCTGGCGCGGGCGAAGAGCGATCTCGACGCCGCGTTGAAGCAGGCGAAGTAGAACCGCAATCACTTTGTCGGCGTGGTCACTCCGCGCTGACGTCCCACGGGAGGGGGACCCATCATGGATCGAATTGTGGCGCCCATCATCCGCGCCGTCATGGGCATTGTCGACGTGCCGTTTGCCCTGGCGCAAAGGGTCCTCGGGCAGCGGCGCATCGCCTGGCTATTCCTGGCGCCCAATCTCTTTTTCTTCGGCGTCTTCGCCTTTCTGCCGATCGGATTGAACTT
The sequence above is a segment of the Rhizobium sp. SSA_523 genome. Coding sequences within it:
- a CDS encoding ABC transporter substrate-binding protein, with translation MIRKFSMALAVMLGACALTGAAKAQEVRLMCSFDLETCDVMRSLLKKYEDKHPDVHIIADGVPYAAVMESLPAQLDSGNGPDMAVITDLGSMNRFYLDLTPYVDAKYWQDNFGPYLTWYRNGPADKGIYGLQMILTVTGPIINRTLFDQANVALPGRDATMDDWAAAARKVAAATGALYPMALDRSGHRFAGPAISHGAKIFAESKPILVDEGFSTFARKFVEWNQDGTMARQVWGGKGGNAFQDAIPEFVNGQLVYYFSGSWQTTVFEHQIGSNFDWEVVPPPCGPATCTGMPGGSGLVGFKHTKHPETVASIINFLAQDDNYAEFIDRTRNVPAHAGVAAKGVDYKGSDPQVQKALKVWTEEARSLSPIAYAYQGYKNNRSMFNITVQRITQAIVGELTIDEALARAKSDLDAALKQAK